From a region of the Meiothermus cerbereus DSM 11376 genome:
- a CDS encoding protoporphyrinogen/coproporphyrinogen oxidase produces the protein MAGFQTLRSGVRGQRMSKAVIIGGGLSGLTAAYWASQAGLEVSLLEATHNLGGHNQTVKLEGWALELGDGYFDEQPSTLFTLCTELGLKPQPLPSLKRVVRSRGQDWVLPPGLNPATGYGLHRLVELPFGRRVKWRLGTERLAPPALVKDEPLGAFFRRRLGPEVWEVLEPYLGVLLGGPAEEASTPEAFAALLQLERQGGLMVGSRRLKSEGRWHLAAGMGSLIQALANHLQKARILTGQEALAVSRDAGRWQVHLRGGSLEADAVVVALPAPRAAQVFRPTAPQMTTLLNQFPYQHSARAYLLYRHPQPDIEPAEYYWAQAEGYAGWALRQTQLNPELSLARVQFVGDVARSTDAELSRLAQLDTSRHLQTPIRPLAAWVFRQPRSRPQFTQGHTRRVEALERALVHAPGLFLTGGYLAGPGLAHQIQHSHKTVQHMLNFLALSAPQE, from the coding sequence TTGGCTGGGTTTCAGACCCTACGGTCTGGGGTGCGGGGCCAGCGCATGAGTAAAGCAGTCATCATCGGTGGGGGGCTTTCGGGATTAACCGCGGCCTACTGGGCCAGCCAAGCCGGGCTCGAGGTCAGCCTGCTCGAGGCCACCCACAACCTGGGCGGCCACAACCAGACGGTGAAGCTGGAAGGCTGGGCGCTTGAGCTGGGCGACGGGTATTTCGACGAGCAGCCCAGCACCCTGTTCACACTATGCACCGAGCTGGGCCTAAAGCCACAGCCACTTCCCAGCCTAAAACGGGTGGTTCGCTCCAGGGGACAGGACTGGGTTCTGCCCCCCGGTCTGAACCCGGCTACCGGCTATGGCCTGCATCGGCTGGTGGAGCTGCCCTTTGGCCGCCGGGTCAAATGGCGGCTTGGCACCGAACGCCTGGCGCCCCCCGCATTGGTTAAAGATGAGCCACTGGGTGCTTTTTTTCGCCGGAGGTTGGGCCCGGAGGTGTGGGAGGTGCTGGAGCCATACCTGGGTGTGCTGCTGGGCGGCCCGGCAGAGGAGGCTTCGACGCCCGAAGCTTTTGCTGCCCTGCTGCAGCTCGAGCGCCAGGGGGGTCTGATGGTGGGTAGCCGCCGGCTCAAGTCGGAGGGCCGCTGGCACCTGGCTGCTGGAATGGGCAGTCTGATCCAGGCCCTGGCCAACCACCTGCAAAAAGCCCGGATTCTTACCGGCCAGGAGGCCCTGGCCGTTTCCCGCGATGCAGGCCGCTGGCAGGTGCATCTGCGGGGAGGCAGCCTCGAGGCGGATGCAGTTGTGGTCGCGCTCCCGGCCCCTCGAGCAGCCCAGGTTTTCCGTCCGACAGCCCCGCAAATGACCACCCTGCTCAACCAGTTCCCCTACCAGCACAGCGCCAGGGCGTATCTGCTCTACCGACACCCCCAACCGGACATCGAGCCAGCCGAATACTACTGGGCCCAGGCGGAGGGTTATGCGGGCTGGGCCCTGCGGCAAACCCAGCTCAACCCGGAGCTGAGCCTGGCCCGCGTGCAGTTCGTTGGAGATGTGGCCCGTTCTACCGATGCCGAGCTTTCTCGCCTGGCCCAGCTCGACACCAGCCGCCACCTGCAAACCCCAATACGCCCCCTGGCCGCCTGGGTTTTCCGCCAGCCGCGCTCGAGGCCCCAGTTCACCCAGGGCCATACCCGCCGGGTCGAAGCCCTCGAGCGGGCCCTGGTGCATGCGCCCGGCCTCTTCCTTACCGGGGGCTACCTGGCTGGCCCTGGTCTGGCCCACCAGATCCAACACAGCCATAAGACCGTTCAGCACATGCTTAACTTCCTGGCCCTCTCGGCCCCCCAGGAGTAA